The DNA segment caagtgaaataaaaatatgccAATGAAGCCTTTGTAGGTTTGGGTTGTATTTCATATGGTTTAATTGATTGTATGTTTACTTTTGCATTTGTAAATGTATTTTGGCTTTGACCAGTATCAGTTGTAATTAATATGATTATGATATATCTATAATCCTATCTCTAATATGCCTTTGGTTATGCTATTGCCTAGTAGCATTTTTGTCATATATTATCTGATTGCTATTGCCCGCAGTTGTATACCCAAATAGAATGAGGACAGAGGACATATTAAAAACATTAAATGTGACATGCAACAGCCCCTTTGCATCAAAGAAGAATATTTTTAGGACCAAAGTCTCTAAAGAAAGTATCTTTTCACGTAAGACTATAATCAGAAAAGAAAAGATACCTGCACTCGATATTGCATGAATACTTCAGAAGGTTGGGATTATGCTTTGTACGTCCACTGCATTTTCACAACTTGTATAATTTAAGTTGCCATACGATACAACAGGTGATTCTTTAAACACCAACCACATTGAAATTTACCTAAAACTTGGTAGTGACATTTTGATTGCTGGCCCCATCCGCTTGTCAAGTTTCAAACCAGGAACTGCCAACACCAAAAATAAAGCATATGCAGTAATGAAGCCAATCAAGATGCTTTTAAAGATGAAGTGCTGTGTTTACAAATGCAAAACTCTTCAAgcgaaattcaaaattttctgatgagaaaattgtTGCCTAACAAGAGGTGGTTAATTTCCTATATGAATAATTATTTGAACTCAAGGCTTCTATATCCCTTACCAATTTTGATATAAACAAGTAAAATGAGTGATTTGGTTGGTATGGAAAGATTGAGAATCAACATTGTTTTagttattgcatattttcattatttttggaATTCTATTTAAGTTTTGGGATTCCAAACAATTCACTGTATAAGTAGGAGGATTTTTCTTGAGTCAGTTGTGTTATTTTTGCTTAATGAAATGTCATTAGATGAacttttttttcttaattctCTTATCTTGATCTCTTCTTTGAGTCTTTCCCTATCTTTTTTCTCTACAATTCCCAATTTGTAaatcattttttttcttaaatctcCTGATATGGGCAGAAGACGCATCTACAGTAAGGCAGCACAGTTAACAAATCGATAGAAAAAACCTATGATGCTTATGATAAAGCATAAAAATCATCAGAAGCCTCCGAGTCTACAATAGCTAGCTGCTATGTGCAACAAGTGTAAGCACTAAGCAGTGCTCCTTCACATGGCACATTCACATAAGAAAATAAAGAGAGGCTATTCTCATTGCAACTGAAACAAGCAAGTGTTTCAACTTAGGAGGAAGGAATACTAAATGGGTTTGGAAAACGATGGTACTAATAAATTCTCCTTCTAAAAGTGGTTTCTTTGTCATGGAAAATTCTAACAATTGAGAATCAAAGCTACATTTTAgctagaaagaattgaagctTCAATATGAAACCAACTCACCAACAGTTGCAAGGTTGATATTACAAATGTTTATCGCAGAAGGACCATTAATTTCAGTCACCTGAACATCCATGCTATCAGAGTGTGCAGTACTCAAACCAATCATGTTGAGGAAGTGATTAGATTTACTCCTTTGCTGCAAAGGAATCACAGCTATTCTCTGTTTCAAACAGAGTTTATTACAATACAAGATAAGAATGTCTCATTTTCATTAAAATGAAATTGCTCATAAATTTGCAATGTCAATGACTTGCTATCAGTATTTTGATTAAGGAATGGTATAACCATTATCCATCTTAGGGGGGCTAATTTCAGTGAAAAACTGAATACATTTCTATCTTAAGCAATATATAAGGGAGCCCTACTTGAAGAATAATATTCCAAGGTTATGAAGTAGCAGATAGCCAGATATAGCAAATCAGAACAGAGTAATAAAATCTGATGTAATGGTGAAGTTCACAGAATAAAAATCACCTTAGAAAACTTGGCAACTTGACTTGGGAGCCCAACTTCCTGCAAGTAAAGGGTCAAGGAATGATAAACAataagatataaattattttccaaTACTTCTGGTTCAGTGGCCAAGTAGCACCAGGAAAATTCCATCTAGCAATTGCTGCACAACTTTTTTATATCATTTCACTCTAGTGATAGTATTCTTAAAATATTCAAACAATTAAGATGTTCCAATAAAAAACTTTACGAAATCCATTGAAACACAAAGCCAAATTTCAGAATTTGCTCGAGGATTTCGTGACCTTCCGCACCTTTCGTCCATGACCACAAGCATCATCACTGCTCACAAGCACTCTGGCTGCCCATCTGTTGACAACAAGAATAAAGGCTACTAAAAAGTTGAAAATTGCTAGTTGATGTCAACTTAAAGAATATAATTGGAAAGAACATCCTATATCAGCAGAAAGGGACATTGCTGCAACCTATAATAGGGGTTTCAGGCGCACTGGGTAGGAAACTATGTGCTTCAGTGCATACTGAAAAACATACTCCCATGGTTTGTTTGATGCTGTCTGAATCACCAAAATGAaaccacagcaacttgaccagTTGCTCGGAGACCACTTGCAGAAAAATATGGTGGCCTTTCTGAGACCACTTGCGAAAAATATGGTGGCCTTCGTATATTGAAAGATTATTAATTTGATAAgaatatttgttttttttttttttttaattgcatgATAAGAATATGTgttgaacaatagaaaagaaatgCAAGTTACAAAGTTGACTGACCCACTATATATGTAGCCAGTAAAGTTAAACCATGATGGCCCTCATCAAACTGGGAAATAAAACTTGGATCAAGACAAAGGCTATGGGCCAGATGATAGTAATTGAACCAAGAAAAAAATGGGTGCTTTTGCTTTTAAATCAATTGTTTATTATTCATCATTATAAACAAGAAGAGATGGGATGGTAAACATACGCACAAGACATTGGAGGGTTCCACACGATTCCCGCAATCACCACTAGCTGTGGATAGAAAAACACTGTTACTGATGCTATTGATCAATGAACTAACCAAAACCAAACAATCCTTTTTACTCAAGTGGCCATACAAAAGCTCATTGACAATTTTCCATGACATGAGATGA comes from the Hevea brasiliensis isolate MT/VB/25A 57/8 chromosome 5, ASM3005281v1, whole genome shotgun sequence genome and includes:
- the LOC110645299 gene encoding protein NEOXANTHIN-DEFICIENT 1 isoform X6 gives rise to the protein MCSILSHARCFNFWQLYTLGGFFLANYEESPAGAFDELVVIAGIVWNPPMSCAWAARVLVSSDDACGHGRKEVGLPSQVAKFSKRIAVIPLQQRSKSNHFLNMIGLSTAHSDSMDVQVTEINGPSAINICNINLATVVPGLKLDKRMGPAIKMSLPSFSGRTKHNPNLLKYSCNIECRVRSVQPAKVSRLFPASKHDTEESLGHHKCKSGDAINGELLDYGQSLSISVMLSKPILALQFSCLKMQVEAPIAVSHCSKSSCRTSLGVS
- the LOC110645299 gene encoding protein NEOXANTHIN-DEFICIENT 1 isoform X5, with protein sequence MSWKIVNELLYGHLSKKDCLVLVSSLINSISNSVFLSTASGDCGNRVEPSNVLWAARVLVSSDDACGHGRKEVGLPSQVAKFSKRIAVIPLQQRSKSNHFLNMIGLSTAHSDSMDVQVTEINGPSAINICNINLATVVPGLKLDKRMGPAIKMSLPSFSGRTKHNPNLLKYSCNIECRVRSVQPAKVSRLFPASKHDTEESLGHHKCKSGDAINGELLDYGQSLSISVMLSKPILALQFSCLKMQVEAPIAVSHCSKSSCRTSLGVS